The following proteins are co-located in the Chaetodon auriga isolate fChaAug3 chromosome 23, fChaAug3.hap1, whole genome shotgun sequence genome:
- the acp2 gene encoding lysosomal acid phosphatase encodes MVSAAVVFLLTVGSFCGKAAADRELVYVTVLFRHGDRSPVRAYPTDPYQESAWPQGFGQLSQEGMRQHYELGHFLRDRYKGFLKESYDRHEISVRSTDVDRTLMSAEANLAGLYPPAGRQVFTPDLKWQPIPVHTVPQSEERLLSYPLGDCPRYNQLMNETEHTEEFLNVTIEYKDVIELVRNKTGLNKTNVESIWTVYDTLFCESLHNMSAPDWVTPDVMEKLRELKDYEFRSMFGLYKRQEKSRLQGGILLGEIVKNLTKMAAPDPEQRLKMMMLSAHDTTVAALQSSLDVFNGRQPPYASCQIFELYRENGSASVSMFFRNDSTVQPFPLHLPGCSHDCPLDDFVRITKLSISEDRDKECEVPSKGRDKEVIISLVVSGCLLFLLITLLLGIICWQKEPVGNRGYHHVINQEAGEES; translated from the exons ATGGTGTCCGCTGCGGTGGTCTTTCTCTTGACGGTGGGCTCTTTCTGTGGAAAAGCTGCAGCGGACAGAGAACTAGTATATGTGACTGTG TTGTTCCGGCATGGAGACCGGTCACCAGTCAGAGCCTATCCGACCGACCCGTACCAAGAGAGCGCCTGGCCACAAGGCTTTGGACAGCTATCGCAG GAGGGGATGAGGCAGCACTATGAGCTGGGCCACTTTCTGAGGGATCGGTACAAAGGATTCCTCAAAGAATCCTACGACAGACACGAG ATCTCAGTTCGCAGTACGGACGTTGACCGCACCCTGATGAGCGCTGAAGCCAACCTCGCAG GTCTCTACCCTCCTGCTGGTCGGCAGGTGTTCACCCCAGACTTGAAGTGGCAGCCGATACCGGTGCACACCGTGCCACAGAGTGAAGAGAGG cTCCTCTCTTATCCTCTGGGTGACTGTCCTCGCTACAACCAGCTGATGAATGAAACCGAACACACGGAGGAATTTCTTAATGTCACCATTGAGTACAAG GACGTCATAGAGCTGGTGAGGAATAAAACAGGACTGAATAAGACGAATGTTGAGTCAATCTGGACCGTGTACGACACACTCTTCTGCGAG TCCCTTCACAACATGTCAGCCCCCGACTGGGTGACTCCTGATGTGATGGAGAAGCTCCGAGAGCTGAAGGACTATGAATTTCGG AGCATGTTCGGGCTCTATAAACGGCAAGAAAAGAGCCGACTGCAGGGAG GTATCCTATTGGGTGAAATCGTGAAGAATCTTACCAAGATGGCCGCCCCAGACCCGGAACAGAGACTGAAAATGATGATGCTGTCAGCg CATGACACCACTGTAGCAGCTCTTCAGTCCAGCTTAGATGTATTCAATGGAAGACAGCCGCCGTATGCTTCTTGTCAAATATTTGAGCTGTACAGGGAGAAcgg CTCTGCTTCGGTGTCCATGTTCTTCCGGAATGACAGCACCGTGCAGCCGTTCCCTCTGCACCTACCAGGCTGCTCCCATGACTGCCCCCTGGATGACTTTGTGAGAATTACAAAGCTCTCCATCTCTGAAGACCGGGACAAAGAGTGTGAAGTGCCTTCGAAGGGGCGAGATAAGG AAGTGATCATCAGTCTGGTGGTGTCCGGctgtctgctcttcctcctcatcaccctCCTCCTCGGCATTATCTGTTGGCAGAAGGAGCCGGTCGGTAACCGTGGATACCACCACGTGATCAACCAGGAAGCCGGAGAGGAATCCTGA
- the gpr137c gene encoding integral membrane protein GPR137C, with protein MFSAGEEVNSHLFTSLKESRGAAISPTLELSLTTIYTVLYSFLFVFVYLQLWLILHYGHKRFSYQSVFLFLCLLWAALRTTLFSFYFKNVVQANQLQPLAYWLLYCCPVCLQFFTLCLLNLYFTQVMFKAKAKYSPELTKYKVPLRLFFLCLSVFFLVVNLTCALLVQGALERSESPSDGGIRHAVLARVLINDSLFVLCAVSLAVCIFKIAKMSSANVYLESKGTSVCQATAIGAVVILLYTSRACYNLVVVALSPQDRPSPFNYGWYSVSDQADVREISGEAYIVFGIILFFWELLPTSLVVVFFRVQRPNQNLAPGGMINSHSFSSRAYFFDNPRRYDSDDDLSRSINSRADRASLLSTTPQLGTSTWYGSIQRNGTLTAGVASAQQPPSSTAPLLFAYGNIQSHHHHHHNYYSTPQNNNYHHHHHSNFYSTPQNYYCGSQTYFCTPQN; from the exons ATGTTTTCGGCAGGAGAGGAGGTTAATTCCCATTTGTTTACCTCACTGAAGGAGTCCCGTGGAGCTGCGATCTCCCCAACACTGGAGCTCAGTCTAACTACCATCTACACCGTCCTCTACtccttcttgtttgttttcgtCTACCTGCAGCTCTGGCTCATTTTGCACTACGGACACAAGCGCTTCAGCTAccagagtgtgtttttgtttctgtgtctgctgtgggcAGCGCTGAGGACGACTCTCTTCTCTTTCTACTTTAAAAATGTGGTGCAGGCCAaccagctgcagcctctggcCTACTGGCTCCTCTACTGCTGCCCCGTCTGCCTGCAGTTCTTCACACTCTGCCTGCTCAACCTCTACTTCACACAG GTGATGTTTAAGGCCAAAGCCAAGTATTCCCCAGAGCTCACCAAATACAA GGTTCCCCTGCGTTTGTTCTtcctgtgtctcagtgtttttttcctggTGGTGAATTTAACTTGTGCGTTGTTAGTGCAAGGAGCCCTGGAGCGCTCCGAGTCACCCAG TGATGGGGGTATCAGACACGCAGTCCTGGCCCGGGTCTTGATCAACGACAGTCTCTTTGTCCTGTGTGCTGTCTCTCTGGCCGTCTGTATCTTCAAGATTGCCAAGATGTCCTCTGCCAACGTTTATCTTGAGTCCAAG GGTACATCAGTGTGCCAAGCAACGGCCATCGGGGCCGTGGTGATTCTGCTCTACACGTCCAGAGCCTGTTACAACTTGGTGGTGGTGGCCCTGTCACCACAGGACAGACCCAGTCCCTTCAACTACGGCTGGTACAGCGTTTCTGATCAG gCTGACGTGAGGGAGATCAGCGGTGAAGCCTACATCGTGTTTGGGATCATTCTCTTCTTCTGGGAGCTGCTACCAACAAGCCTCGTGGTGGTTTTCTTCAGAGTCCAGAGACCGAACCAAAACCTG GCTCCGGGAGGGATGATCAACAGCCACAGTTTCAGCTCCAGAGCTTATTTCTTTGACAACCCTCGACGGTACGATAGTGACGATGACCTGTCCAGAAGCATCAATAGTCGGGCTGATCGGGCCAG TCTTCTCTCCACCACTCCCCAGCTGGGGACATCCACTTGGTACGGCTCCATCCAGCGCAACGGGACTCTGACAGCGGGCGTCGCGTCTGCCCAGCAACCACCATCTTCCACGGCCCCCCTCCTCTTCGCCTACGGAAACATCCAGagtcaccatcaccaccatcacaacTACTACTCCACCCCGCAGAACAACAActaccaccaccatcatcacagTAACTTCTATTCCACGCCACAGAATTACTACTGCGGGTCACAAACCTATTTCTGCACCCCACAGAATTAA
- the txndc16 gene encoding thioredoxin domain-containing protein 16, translated as MMWTCIAVFLLWMRPGGCTEKANTSDLIEYTAADFYEKLHSGKMMFIYFEHQVSPTISLFLVELEKSADALQDYGVLVGKVNCNKELVRPYCTEERVQHTAFLFRGGKEFLGFDTVFDVNSIVSEVLFAILREEVKYVHTDGDLLAMEKAAKGKKDIVLGYVRSLGTQEHRSIMETAYVYGTKYQFILITGGPVLKYLGVNELPRSSQVWFLHCQVHNRFQTSERCPLIRMRTPLSTLSLYSFLQLMEAPLVSEVYEDPSSVPAPQFPYQQTPQVFLFSRPPTKHLDMDTATTLAWRLRGLALLFLVDRQSPAVKTADEYNVAYRLPEKSPEVKYLTLHNLDDVLELFTNQENEVDEEDEDNRFDEEEKDSHSIKLDDEIAAYVYDNRLDVQDMDSITQLTSDNFHATVAQSSLTVALFYLKWDAVSMDFLSSFIEVADRLAEVFEDSTVQMRVVDCGEWPDLCVPPKGSSPPIPFKPVTSFPTVLLIRPQESAQHYGGMLGAEALHSFIVLSLQASPAPLSTEEEVTSFLQEVPHPELTGYKCDRALGLFKTKAHAGVSVFTEAAKSLRGEVLTGLLTDGLAEEWAAEHSVDLPAVFVFPSWKTHTHPSTLSVPTSAEELALHIDTALLQPMPELTVENLPSFLSLGKALLLLFVGEEEDEIGRRQNQALVEEIRGVGRAEQYLPCWIHLGRTPAGMPVLGSYLGSMPPLPALVLTHLPSGDEIYQYPPNTPIAAPSVRQWLQRVEDGDETPAGMLGDDSWPPAFPFQDFLKIIDMQEPNSAQQQTPEVKEEVTEEEENVEEDVVAEEETDSSSSAPTPANDPTIHSEL; from the exons ATGATGTGGACGTGCattgctgttttcctgctgtggaTGAGGCCAGGAGGATGCACAGAGAAAGCCAACACGTCAGACCTAATTGAATACACAGCTGCAGATTTCTATGAGAAGCTGCATTCTGGGAAGATGATGTTTATCTATTTCGAGCATCAAG TCTCTCCAACCATCTCTCTCTTCTTGGTGGAGTTGGAAAAGTCTGCTGATGCTCTGCAGGACTATGGAGTACTGGTTGGCAAG GTCAACTGCAATAAAGAGCTGGTTCGCCCATACTGCACAGAGGAACGGGTGCAGCACACAGCCTTTCTGTTCAG GGGTGGTAAAGAGTTCTTGGGATTTGACACCGTGTTTGACGTCAACTCCATAGTCTCCGAAGTCCTGTT TGCCATTCTGCGGGAAGAGGTCAAGTACGTCCACACAGACGGCGACCTACTGGCCATGGAGAAGGCAGCCAAAGGGAAGAAGGACATTGTGCTTGGTTACGTCCGCAGTCTGGGAACACAAG AGCACAGATCAATAATGGAGACGGCGTATGTGTACGGAACCAAATACCAGTTCATCCTCATAACTGGAGGCCCAGTTTTGAAATACTTAGG tgttAATGAGTTGCCTCGCTCATCTCAAGTCTGGTTCCTTCACTGTCAAGTTCACAATCggttccagacctctgagcGCTGTCCTTTGATCCGTATGAGGACGCCCCTGTCCACCCTCAGCCTCTACTCCTTCCTGCAGCTCATGGAGGCTCCACTAGTG TCTGAAGTTTATGAGGACCCCTCCTCGGTCCCAGCTCCACAGTTCCCCTACCAGCAGACCCCGCAAGTCTTCCTGTTCTCTCGTCCCCCAACCAAGCACCTGGACATGGACACAGCCACCACTCTGGCCTGGAGGCTCCGTGGCCTCGCCCTTCTGTTTCTCGTAGACAG gCAGAGTCCTGCAGTGAAAACCGCCGATGAATATAATGTTGCCTACAGGCTGCCTGAGAAG AGTCCTGAGGTGAAGTATTTGACCTTACACAATCTTGATGACGTGCTGGAGCTCTTCACAAATCAAGAGAACGAGGTGGATGAAGAGGACGAGGACAACAGGTTCGACGAAGAGGAGAAGGATTCGCATTCAA TCAAGCTGGACGATGAAATTGCGGCGTATGTCTATGACAACCGACTCGACGTGCAGGACATGGACTCAATTACCCAACTAACCTCTGACAACTTTCATGCCACAGTAGCTCAAAGCAGCCTGACAGTGGCGCTCTTCTACCTCAAAT GGGATGCTGTTTCGATGGATTTCCTCAGCTCCTTCATTGAAGTCGCAGACAGACTTGCAG AAGTTTTTGAGGACTCCACGGTTCAGATGAGAGTGGTCGACTGTGGAGAGTGGCCCGATCTCTGTGTTCCTCCAAAAGGAAGCTCCCCCCCGATCCCATTCAAGCCAGTCACGTCCTTCCCCACCGTCTTGCTGATCCGCCCTCAGGAGTCGGCCCAGCACTACGgaggcatgctgggagctgAGGCACTGCATAGCTTCATCGTGCT GAGCCTCCAAGCTTCTCCTGCGCCACTGTCAActgaagaggaagtgacatcattCCTTCAGGAAGTGCCTCACCCTGAGCTCACAGGCTACAAGTGTGACAGAGCACTGGGACTATTTAAGACAAAAGCACATGCAG GTGTATCAGTGTTCACTGAAGCAGCAAAGTCATTGAGAGGAGAGGTGCTGACTGGACTGCTGACAGATGGGCTGGCAGAGGAATG gGCGGCAGAGCACTCTGTGGACCTTCccgcagtgtttgtgtttccatcttggaagacacacactcatccttCAACACTGTCTGTGCCCACCTCTGCTGAAGAGCTGGCCTTACACATTgacactgcactgctgcagccaaTG CCTGAGCTGACGGTGGAAAACCTGCCGTCCTTCCTCTCCCTGGGTAAagccctgctcctcctctttgtgggagaggaggaggatgagatcGGCAGGAGGCAGAACCAGGCGCTGGTGGAGGAGATAAGAGGAGTGGGGAGGGCGGAGCAATACCTGCCCTGCTGGATCCACCT TGGCCGCACTCCAGCTGGTATGCCTGTCCTGGGGTCGTACCTGGGCTCTATGCCCCCCCTCCCTGCTCTGGTCCTGACCCATTTGCCCTCTGGAGATGAAATCTATCAGTACCCCCCCAACACTCCCATAGCGGCCCCCTCTGTCCGACAGTGGCTGCAGAGGGTCGAGGATGGCGATGAGACACCAGCAG GGATGTTGGGTGACGACAGCTGGCCTCCCGCTTTCCCTTTTCAAGACTTCCTGAAAATCATAGATATGCAGGAACCCAACTCCGCCCAGCAGCAAACTCCTGAAGTGAAAGAGGAGGTGaccgaggaggaggaaaacGTGGAAGAAGATGTGGTGGCAGAAGAAGAGACGGATTCCTCCTCCAGCGCTCCCACTCCTGCCAATGATCCGACCATTCACTCTGAACTGTAG